The following proteins are co-located in the Colletotrichum lupini chromosome 4, complete sequence genome:
- a CDS encoding DNA repair protein — protein sequence MSNNAQPVKLSLPLEYQQSLFQELRNEDELVVLARGLGLMRLVTNLLHSYDAAGNNLIILVGAEDRENNWIGEALAEHAAISQSPNARGLTVVNTDFTSVGVREKMYTRGGIFSITSRILVVDLLTNLLDTEKVTGLIVLHADRVVATSLEAFILRIYRQKNKAGFLKAFADNPDPFSTGFSPLTTMMRNLFLRKASLWPRFHVTVAESLEGKKTAEVIELNISMSEPMRDIQNAILECVEVSIHELKKGNTGLEMEDWNLDSALHKNFDVIIRRQLDPNWHRVSWKTRQIVNDLSVLRGMLSSVLSLDAVSFLQHLDTIHAAHSPPPGSTRQNQSPWLFLDAAQTIFETARRRVYSASAKAATADANIDSLRPVLEEQPKWAWLADVLTEIDNSMHFDPPARDDSNGTILIMCGDTNTCRQLRDYLQTMYFKPKVEKDPTKDDDDEDSASAAFMMRRKLRNYLRWKREFAQVNATLFSENQKALNGATDRNGQRLRGKAPSNKRRRMRGGGMSGTAQGRADNGSILQFFEKPTDVEDLMAEVQITEEEADQKPEIVTDPLENMEDFFQLYEMQDLVVIHAYDGDQDEHVLEEVKPRYIIMYEPDAAFIRRVEVYRSSHNDRNVRVYFMYYGESVEEQRYLSSVRREKDAFTKLIKERASMSLVMTVDPHGAEDPQEAFLRTINTRIAGGGRLAATAQPPRVVVDVREFRSSLPSLLHGRSMIIVPCMLTVGDYVLSPNICVERKSISDLISSFKDGRLYAQCETMFQHYKSAMLLIEFDQNKSFTLEPFADLSGSLNSIAPTNTSSDLQSKLVLLTLAFPKLRIIWSSSPYQTAEIFESLKAQEDEPDPIAAVRAGLDKDMQAEDQAFNLEPQEMLGAVPGINPKNIMRLVLATENLREVANLTERELEPMIGKESGRQVYGEFHTMSNDLLDTVVYFCHPMWHSFVCGYRVIPFKLSYWYLGIVKGKGKKLVGGYAVKADIASHSPLLLNPSLRSSVHSCQ from the exons GAATACCAACAGAGCCTGTTCCAGGAGCTGCGGAATGAAGATGAGCTCGTCGTCCTCGCCCGTGGGCTGGGGCTCATGAGGCTCGTCACAAACCTGCTTCACTCTTATGATGCCGCAGGAAACAACCTGATTATCCTCGTTGGGGCCGAGGATCGCGAAAACAACTGGATTGGAGAGGCGCTGGCCGAGCATGCCGCAATCAGCCAGTCGCCCAACGCGAGGGGGCTCACGGTCGTCAACACCGACTTCACCAGTGTCGGCGTGAGAGAAAAGATGTATACTCGTGGTGGAATCTTTAGCATCACATCGCGAATCCTTGTCGTTGACCTCCTAACCAATTTGCTCGACACCGAGAAAGTCACCGGCCTCATCGTTTTACACGCCGACCGCGTCGTGGCCACGTCGCTTGAGGCCTTCATTCTACGCATCTATCGACAAAAGAACAAGGCTGGCTTTCTCAAAGCATTCGCCGATAATCCCGATCCATTTTCGACCGGCTTCTCGCCATTGACCACCATGATGAGGAACCTCTTTCTGAGAAAGGCGTCATTATGGCCACGCTTCCACGTTACAGTAGCAGAGTCTTTGGAGGGCAAAAAGACGGCAGAGGTGATCGAGTTGAACATCTCAATGAGCGAGCCCATGCGAGACATTCAAAACGCCATCCTGGAGTGTGTGGAAGTCAGCATTCACGAGCTGAAGAAGGGCAACACGGGCCTGGAGATGGAGGATTGGAACCTCGACAGCGCCCTGCACAAGAACTTTGACGTGATCATCAGAAGGCAGCTCGACCCTAACTGGCATAGAGTCAGCTGGAAAACTCGACAGATCGTCAACGACTTGAGCGTCCTTCGAGGCATGCTCTCGTCCGTCCTCTCCCTCGACGCCGTCTCATTCTTGCAACATTTAGATACCATCCATGCGGCACATTCGCCACCTCCGGGGTCGACAAGGCAGAACCAGTCCCCTTGGTTGTTCCTTGACGCAGCGCAGACCATCTTCGAGACAGCGCGGCGTCGAGTCTACTCCGCCAGCGCAAAAGCTGCCACAGCAGACGCCAACATCGATTCACTTCGCCCTGTTCTCGAAGAACAGCCTAAATGGGCTTGGCTGGCGGACGTCTTGACAGAGATTGACAATAGCATGCACTTTGACCCACCGGCCCGCGACGATTCCAACGGTACCATTCTCATCATGTGTGGGGATACAAACACCTGTAGACAGCTTCGAGACTATTTGCAAACTATGTATTTCAAGCCAAAGGTCGAGAAAGATCCGACGAaagacgatgacgacgaagACTCGGCATCCGCAGCTTTCATGATGAGGCGGAAGCTGCGTAACTACTTGCGGTGGAAACGGGAGTTCGCCCAGGTCAATGCTACACTATTTTCCGAAAACCAAAAGGCTCTGAATGGCGCCACCGATCGAAACGGTCAGCGGCTTCGGGGCAAGGCACCATCGAACAAGCGCAGACGCATGCGAGGGGGCGGTATGTCGGGAACAGCCCAAGGGCGAGCCGACAACGGCAGCATCCTCCAATTCTTTGAAAAGCCCACGGATGTCGAAGACCTCATGGCCGAGGTGCAAATCACAGAGGAGGAAGCGGACCAAAAGCCAGAGATTGTCACCGACCCTCTGGAGAACATGGAGGACTTTTTCCAACTGTACGAGATGCAGGATCTGGTTGTCATTCACGCATACGACGGGGACCAGGATGAGCACGTCTTGGAGGAGGTGAAGCCCCGGTACATCATAATGTACGAGCCCGACGCCGCCTTCATCCGCCGCGTCGAGGTCTACCGGTCATCCCACAACGACAGAAACGTGCGGGTGTACTTCATGTACTACGGCGAGTCGGTCGAGGAGCAGCGGTACCTCTCGAGCGTGCGGCGCGAAAAGGACGCCTTCACGAAGCTCATCAAAGAGCGGGCGTCCATGTCCCTGGTGATGACGGTCGACCCCCACGGCGCCGAAGACCCGCAGGAGGCCTTCCTCCGCACAATCAACACCAGGATCGCCGGCGGCGGCCGTCTCGCCGCCACGGCGCAGCCGCCCCGCGTCGTCGTCGACGTGCGCGAGTTCCGCTCCTCGCTGCCGTCGCTCCTGCACGGGCGGTCCATGATCATCGTCCCCTGCATGCTCACGGTCGGCGACTACGTCCTCTCGCCCAACATCTGCGTCGAGCGCAAGTCCATCTCCGATCTCATCTCGTCCTTCAAGGACGGCCGCCTCTACGCGCAGTGCGAGACCATGTTCCAGCACTACAAGAGCGCCATGCTCCTCATCGAGTTTGACCAGAACAAGTCGTTTACGCTGGAGCCCTTTGCCGACCTCTCGGGCAGCCTCAACAGCATCGCGCCGACGAACACCTCGTCGGACCTGCAGTCCAAGCTCGTCCTGCTGACGCTGGCGTTCCCCAAGCTGCGCATCATATGGTCGTCGTCGCCGTACCAGACGGCCGAGATTTTTGAGTCGCTCAAGGCGCAGGAGGACGAGCCGGATCCCATCGCTGCGGTGCGCGCCGGGCTCGATAAAGATATGCAGGCCGAGGACCAGGCTTTCAATCTCGAGCCGCAGGAGATGCTGGGCGCCGTGCCGGGGATCAATCCCAAGAATATTATGCGGCTCGTGCTGGCGACGGAGAATTTGAGGGAGGTGGCCAACTTGACGGAGAGGGAGCTTGAGCCGATGATTGGGAAGGAGTCTGGGCGGCAGGTCTATGG CGAATTTCATACCATGTCGAACGATCTTCTCGACACGGTGGTGTACTTTTGTCATCCAATG TGGCACTCCTTTGTTTGTGGATATCGTGTTATACCATTCAAGCTAAGCTACTGGTATCTGGGTATCGTAAAgggaaaag